One segment of Lachancea thermotolerans CBS 6340 chromosome E complete sequence DNA contains the following:
- a CDS encoding uncharacterized protein (weakly similar to uniprot|Q07834 Saccharomyces cerevisiae YLL032C Hypothetical ORF), giving the protein MPNTIALYPFETTIFFKPENSEFTSQNLWKSLKKEHVQRLELDDEQQEVLGDIPREAVIHDFERFPNCIRCKCSIQSASPAEPTVKFETPLERRLSTQESRQLMELSSTLGVEAVVASTQLYSTFPDPLKQRLLYVLGLESLVAAAMPQVLAFVALLKGRFVEYTKIESPVLLPSCVGNEQLNIKNILDIYKTEVVTPELWSQDSSDIFLINEVHSLNLLAKEKLEQMVGVARNSILCSSIYNISETKLHYLKMFRKRELTDIMSRYQCYVKINKSSIDFVAGSIQVIEQTMKQLTLELLMTAYEAQIIIHDQEGNVVQGRLTAKLRELASQNQVIILQLLPNALNCVIVGSPHNVSKCIDSFEKEEFKDDVQIRFLVELHPDYKEFISGKKNGKMSKIIENAKCAVSLELREDQTNMCIVLTSNSFAAAKIGVRLLSDELPAEDSFFIPDSYHRPVIGTGGSVIQTIMRRYNVFIQFSNTYQVPYINIGFTRRNNVVIRCPHKNQKSISQARDELMRLVSEYSEMQARTFVNLSPGQYRHCFLQNSNFMQDVVSDLEKKTGVYIKFPTTCPRENVIFEVRGDEQNSVNAAKELVRRFALEREITVDAKIKDVEDFTNKLVVPLKSGFDIETSVKGSTVTLTYSEAKVPLMKKARDILRAYLSSKGMQVVAEKELDRNSALETRHNPKQEIIAGPLY; this is encoded by the coding sequence ATGCCAAACACAATTGCACTATACCCGTTCGAAACAACgatttttttcaagccagAAAACTCCGAATTCACGTCCCAAAATTTGTGGAAAAGTCTTAAGAAGGAGCATGTTCAGCGCCTAGAATTGGATGATGAACAGCAAGAGGTTTTGGGCGACATCCCTCGAGAGGCGGTGATACATGATTTTGAGAGATTTCCGAACTGTATACGGTGCAAATGCTCGATTCAAAGCGCCTCGCCGGCGGAACCAACTGTCAAATTCGAGACGCCGCTGGAACGGCGTCTTTCAACTCAAGAGAGCAGGCAGCTCATGGAACTCTCTTCCACACTGGGGGTTGAGGCTGTTGTTGCAAGTACCCAATTATACTCCACGTTTCCCGACCCACTCAAACAACGTTTGCTGTACGTCCTGGGCTTGGAGTCCCTGGTTGCGGCTGCAATGCCGCAGGTACTAGCTTTTGTCgctcttttgaaaggaAGATTCGTTGAGTATACAAAGATTGAGTCCCCCGTCCTGCTACCATCATGTGTGGGCAATGAGCAGctgaacatcaaaaacatccTCGATATCTACAAAACCGAGGTGGTCACCCCGGAACTTTGGTCGCAAGATTCTAGCGATATATTTCTAATAAATGAAGTGCACTCTCTAAACCTCCTGgcaaaagagaagctgGAACAGATGGTTGGGGTCGCGAGAAACAGCATCTTGTGCTCTAGCATTTATAACATCTCGGAAACCAAGCTCCACTACCTGAAAATGTTCCGCAAACGCGAGCTCACAGATATAATGTCCAGATACCAATGTTATGTTAAAATCAACAAGTCGAGTATTGATTTCGTTGCTGGGTCTATTCAAGTTATAGAACAAACTATGAAACAACTGACACTTGAGCTCTTAATGACAGCTTACGAAGCACAGATTATAATCCATGATCAAGAAGGGAATGTAGTGCAAGGGCGTTTAACTGCAAAGCTACGCGAGCTTGCTTCCCAGAACCAAGTCATTATCCTTCAGCTCCTACCGAACGCGTTAAATTGTGTGATAGTGGGAAGTCCACATAATGTCAGCAAGTGCATCGatagctttgaaaaagaggaattCAAGGATGATGTTCAGATCCGCttccttgttgagctgcacCCTGACTACAAGGAATTCATCTCGGGCAAAAAGAATGGGAAGATGTCGAAGATCATAGAAAACGCCAAGTGCGCAGTCTCGCTGGAGCTACGAGAAGACCAGACCAATATGTGTATTGTGCTAACTTCGAACTCTTTCGCTGCAGCAAAGATTGGCGTCAGACTACTAAGTGACGAGCTGCCTGCGGAAGACTCGTTTTTTATTCCAGATTCGTATCACCGACCCGTGATCGGCACTGGCGGTTCAGTTATACAAACCATAATGAGAAGATACAATGTTTTCATACAATTTTCCAATACTTACCAAGTTCCATACATCAATATTGGCTTCACAAGACGCAACAACGTTGTTATACGCTGCCCCcacaaaaaccaaaaatcTATATCCCAAGCAAGGGACGAATTGATGCGTTTGGTCTCAGAATATAGCGAAATGCAAGCGAGGACTTTTGTGAATCTCTCGCCAGGCCAGTACCGTCACTGTTTTTTACAGAATAGCAACTTCATGCAAGATGTTGTGAGCGACCtagaaaagaaaacaggaGTCTACATTAAATTCCCAACAACATGTCCAAGAGAGAATGTGATATTTGAAGTTAGAGGAGATGAGCAAAACTCTGTCAACGCTGCGAAAGAGCTTGTAAGACGCTTCGCGCTTGAGAGGGAAATCACGGTTGAtgccaagatcaaggatGTTGAAGATTTCACCAACAAGCTCGTCGTACCTCTCAAAAGTGGGTTTGACATTGAAACCTCCGTCAAAGGCAGTACAGTGACATTGACATATTCCGAGGCTAAAGTTCCATTAATGAAAAAAGCACGCGATATATTACGAGCTTACCTCTCTTCCAAAGGGATGCAAGTCGTCGCggagaaagagcttgatCGAAACTCTGCCTTAGAGACCCGCCACAACCCCAAACAAGAAATCATCGCAGGTCCTCTCTATTAA
- the RIX7 gene encoding putative AAA family ATPase RIX7 (highly similar to uniprot|Q07844 Saccharomyces cerevisiae YLL034C RIX7 Putative ATPase of the AAA family required for export of pre-ribosomal large subunits from the nucleus distributed between the nucleolus nucleoplasm and nuclear periphery depending on growth conditions), which yields MVKARKSKAPLSQGFDNKISDLIYLMLDEKSLEKRRANAAEKARREEEELADEEETAEDDFSDIFLARDLSFGEVLAFVQSKDLSLQRVKKVVLEKTVDKVLKQAIEEEEEQFAAYFANETSKDDQMNLDSESLSQQNLMVTPTSNDMNKSITSIWATTKSEENKEDGDKKLSSKKRAKETGSKPKRQKTQEDRSPPSSNLSSLGGMDDVVAQLMELIGLPILHPEIFASTGVEPPRGVLLHGPPGCGKTSIANALAGELQVPFISISAPSVVSGMSGESEKKIRDLFEEAKSLAPCLVFFDEIDAITPKRDGGAQREMERRIVAQLLTSMDELSFEKTGGKPVIIIGATNRPDSLDAALRRAGRFDREICLNVPNEISRLHILKKMSSTLKIDGSIDFLKLAKLTPGFVGADLKALSTAAGTCAIKRIFQSYASLAPTSMEVDDETLTSDGSQEPKNTVNMIDPLPLSTVQKFIQSFPEPLTEEQLASLSIRYEDFLKALPTIQPTAKREGFATVPDVSWANIGALNRVRIELNMAIVQPIKRPELYEKVGISAPAGVLLWGPPGCGKTLLAKAVANESRANFISIKGPELLNKYVGESERAIRQVFSRARASVPCVIFFDELDALVPRRDASLSESSSRVVNTLLTELDGLNDRRGIFVIGATNRPDMIDAAMLRPGRLDKTLFIELPNFEEKLDIIKTLARTNGTPLSSDVDFEAIIRDESCRNFSGADLAALIRESSVLALKRSFFRTEEVHSITENNLEKEFGELNTSSEDVIVTMQDFSNALKKVKPSVSDKDRQKYERLNKKMGWVDEADGS from the coding sequence ATGGTTAAGGCTAGGAAGTCTAAGGCGCCGCTGTCACAGGGGTTTGATAACAAGATATCAGACTTGATATATCTCATGCTCGATGAAAAATCTCTCGAAAAGCGGCGAGCGAATGCGGCagaaaaagccagaagggaggaggaagaactCGCCGACGAGGAAGAGACAGCCGAGGATGATTTTTCAGACATATTCTTAGCCCGGGATCTTTCGTTCGGCGAAGTGCTGGCATTTGTGCAATCCAAAGACCTCTCACTGCAGCGTGTGAAGAAAGTGGTTCTCGAAAAAACTGTGGACAAAGTACTTAAGCAAGCAatagaagaagaggaggagcaGTTTGCAGCGTATTTCGCTAATGAGACATCTAAAGATGACCAGATGAACTTAGATAGTGAGAGCTTAAGCCAGCAAAACTTGATGGTGACGCCAACCTCGAATGATATGAACAAAAGTATAACTAGTATTTGGGCGACAACAAAGAGtgaggaaaacaaggaagacggtgacaaaaagctttcttcaaaaaagcggGCTAAAGAAACCGGGTCTAAGCCCAAAAGGCAAAAAACTCAGGAGGATAGGTCGCCTCCTTCCTCAAATTTATCATCACTTGGTGGTATGGATGATGTTGTTGCGCAGCTAATGGAGCTGATAGGTTTACCCATTTTACACCCTGAAATCTTTGCATCCACTGGCGTTGAACCTCCTCGTGGTGTCTTGCTCCATGGCCCCCCAGGTTGCGGTAAAACTTCGATCGCAAATGCCTTGGCTGGTGAATTACAAGTCCCTTTCATCTCAATTTCGGCACCCTCAGTTGTTAGCGGAATGTCAGGTGAAAGTGAGAAGAAGATTAgagatctttttgaagaggcaAAAAGCCTCGCCCCTTGTTTGGTattctttgatgaaatcGATGCAATCACACCAAAAAGAGATGGTGGGGCTCAGAGAGAAATGGAGCGGAGAATTGTGGCTCAGCTCTTGACATCAATGGATGAActgtcttttgaaaaaactggagGTAAGCCAGTAATTATCATTGGCGCAACTAACAGACCAGACTCCTTGGACGCAGCCCTGAGGCGCGCTGGGAGGTTTGATAGGGAGATTTGTCTTAATGTTCCCAATGAGATTTCAAGGTTACACATCTTAAAGAAGATGTCGTCAACTCTGAAAATTGACGGTAGCAttgatttcttgaagttggcaAAATTAACTCCAGGTTTTGTTGGCGCTGatttgaaagctttaagTACTGCAGCTGGAACTTGTGCCATCAAGAGAATTTTTCAGTCCTATGCATCTCTAGCGCCTACCTCGATGGAAGTTGACGATGAAACGCTTACAAGCGATGGCAGTCAAGAACCTAAAAACACTGTTAATATGATTGATCCACTGCCATTATCAACTGTTCAGAAATTTATTCAAAGTTTCCCTGAGCCGCTTACAGAGGAACAGTTAGCCTCTCTCTCAATAAGATACGAGGATTTTCTGAAAGCGCTACCAACCATTCAACCAACTGCTAAAAGAGAAGGGTTTGCAACTGTTCCCGATGTAAGCTGGGCTAATATCGGTGCCCTTAACAGAGTACGGATTGAGCTAAACATGGCAATTGTTCAGCCCATAAAGCGTCCAGAATTGTACGAAAAGGTGGGTATAAGCGCGCCGGCCGGTGTACTGTTGTGGGGCCCTCCTGGATGCGGTAAGACGCTATTAGCAAAGGCCGTTGCAAATGAGTCTAGGGCTAACTTCATTTCAATTAAGGGTCCCGAGTTGTTGAACAAATACGTTGGTGAATCTGAGCGTGCAATAAGGCAAGTTTTTTCTAGAGCACGTGCATCCGTGCCTTGTGTGATATTTTTCGACGAGCTGGACGCTCTTGTCCCGAGGAGGGACGCCTCTCTCTCCGAGTCCTCATCAAGAGTTGTCAATACTCTACTGACTGAACTCGACGGCTTGAACGACAGAAGAGGAATTTTCGTTATTGGTGCCACGAACCGTCCGGATATGATCGATGCCGCAATGTTGCGTCCAGGAAGACTGGATAAAACCTTGTTCATTGAACTTCCTAATTTCGAGGAAAAGTTGGATATTATCAAGACATTGGCCAGAACAAATGGAACTCCTTTATCGAGCGATGTGGACTTTGAGGCAATAATTCGGGACGAGAGCTGTAGGAACTTTTCAGGTGCCGATTTAGCCGCACTGATAAGAGAGAGCTCAGTTTTGGCtctgaaaagaagcttttttaGGACTGAGGAAGTTCACTCAATCACAGAGAACaatcttgagaaagagTTCGGGGAGCTGAACACTTCATCCGAAGATGTTATCGTTACCATGCAAGATTTTTCCAATGCACTAAAGAAGGTCAAGCCCTCTGTAAGCGACAAAGACAGGCAAAAGTACGAGAggctcaacaaaaagatGGGATGGGTGGATGAAGCCGACGGATCTTAA
- the SNF6 gene encoding Snf6p (weakly similar to uniprot|P18888 Saccharomyces cerevisiae YHL025W SNF6 Involved in global regulation of transcription subunit of the chromatin remodeling Snf/Swi complex) encodes MPPRKRRTHNLKGLRGSQDQQQSHSSYFATRLKPEQVGALVHDESDTISYRAYLVQNFIRSSEMMDALMTQNVPLPKIKAPPIFRNPNVEEMKRAVVSEREQLDAIESHLQSYAIDLPDGYHQLKELSMQIDLSQDVSDNSIQAAESAYKAQTGKYTQDDRIVVHKDRFPQLRGDHSKAPPDYWERRLDILASQQQEALRLKIMQEEEEELKRRTEEENRLRQKQEEQRLYEDPFQQQATHAQPMAGPVTANPGIPDPQPAQQPSDQPPHAMLGSIFGDMNGENFNNGFEDDEFADLDTAFF; translated from the coding sequence ATGCCTCCTAGGAAAAGACGCACGCACAACCTAAAGGGACTACGTGGCTCGCAGGACCAACAGCAGTCGCACAGTTCATACTTCGCGACAAGGTTGAAGCCCGAGCAAGTCGGAGCTTTGGTACACGATGAAAGCGATACCATTTCGTACAGAGCATACCTAGTGCAAAACTTCATCAGGTCAAGCGAAATGATGGACGCGTTAATGACTCAGAATGTTCCTCTGCCGAAAATCAAAGCACCGCCGATATTCCGAAACCCAAACGTGGAGGAAATGAAACGGGCGGTTGTTTCTGAAAGGGAGCAACTTGATGCTATTGAGAGCCACCTACAGAGCTATGCCATCGATCTTCCAGATGGTTATCATCAATTGAAAGAACTCTCTATGCAAATCGATCTATCCCAGGATGTGAGCGATAACTCAattcaagctgctgaatcTGCCTACAAAGCTCAAACCGGCAAATACACGCAAGACGACCGCATCGTAGTACATAAGGACAGATTTCCTCAGCTGCGAGGTGACCATTCTAAAGCTCCTCCAGATTATTGGGAACGGCGCTTGGATATACTGGCTAGCcagcaacaagaagctctgCGACTCAAAATAATGcaagaggaggaggaagagcttAAACGTCGcacagaagaagaaaacaggCTGCGAcagaaacaagaagaacaacGCCTTTATGAAGATCCGTTTCAACAGCAAGCTACACATGCGCAGCCAATGGCAGGTCCAGTGACCGCCAACCCTGGTATACCGGACCCGCAGCCTGCGCAGCAGCCTTCGGACCAGCCTCCACACGCTATGTTAGGCTCGATATTTGGCGACATGAATGgggaaaacttcaacaacggGTTTGAGGATGATGAGTTTGCTGACCTAGATACagcatttttttga
- the GPI13 gene encoding mannose-ethanolamine phosphotransferase GPI13 (similar to uniprot|Q07830 Saccharomyces cerevisiae YLL031C) — MPPIDSTNEDYVKKNMLSSSIEDKRLFKSRIQRFKTTHRLYIYLMGSLAVLQIIAIAFFARGFLLTRTVLENVATGADHEARFSKCVILVIDALRFDFSIPVDPADNAFNSYFHNNLDVLHTSFNNATSETHSSLLLKFIADPPTTTLQRLKGLTTGSLPTFIDAGSNFNGAVIEEDNLIKQMFLNNQSVLFAGDDTWDNLFNPFLSPASQPFESLNVWDLDTVDNGVIRFFEDNLFAKSEKSEEWDVLIGHMLGIDHVGHKYGPNHFTMKEKQLQANEFIKRICESIDDDTLLVVMGDHGMDHTGNHGGDSKSELEAALWLHSKRPNMWSHLPEQFYDISALGENYRQVNQIDLVPTLSLLLGLPIPFNNLGWPIQEVAATQEQLRSYSKIALDQIKAYKDISRVITAAEKNERLNELLNESLEDILQASEYQKIFLESCKDLWARFDYFSIATGIILLTASLVLLITITKLIPSIVVGQMVTELVPSITIMALVSNVCFIGIFHVLHQPKFLENWIWCSLLATAVGIIVGCFIPLFDRYNFAWITVKFIEDLSDYWSRIAAMCVTLHALLFTSNSFTIWEDKIVSFLLATLGMLTLYEFVFLPKRKLTTALLSAAMGEKRGSSSSNASSSSETESSPLGKFARFVGSYHSIVLIACTRISSMITICREEQGEYCTPTFTTANNYSPWCLSLCLVLVAYLPSLIKGYYNVCSSYQAAAPIWIGQFLKFVLLGNFVYWTVCAMENTVPTWSWDVKIFKLTLSRIIAGFSLVAANIGWLMGPLCVKINIHNNDVKSQQATILGYANAYGSQYFLLILNFFMCIMLFNKPMAQLSLSLMCTQLLSMLEIFDLLKLKENLIGPVSMGLLAYQQFFSTGHQATIPAVQWDIGFILTERITFPFTHLGIVLNTFGPHIIVALSVALLTLWKQPPSVLKPQTLLARIVSNCGMLLIYNTVLCLSSFVWVTHFRRHLMVWKIFCPRFMFASLSLIVTQVIVTLVTIAFASGRLIRQINTIFPS; from the coding sequence ATGCCGCCAATTGATTCTACCAATGAGGACTATGTAAAGAAGAACATGCTTAGTAGTTCGATTGAAGACAAGCGGCTGTTCAAATCGAGGATCCAAAGGTTTAAAACCACCCATAGACTCTACATATACCTTATGGGTTCCCTGGCGGTACTACAGATCATTGCTATAGCGTTTTTCGCTAGGGGATTTCTACTTACCCGAACCGTTCTCGAAAACGTTGCCACCGGCGCAGATCACGAagcaagattttcaaagtGCGTAATATTGGTTATAGATGCACTAAGATTCGATTTTTCGATTCCAGTCGATCCTGCAGACAACGCCTTTAATTCCTATTTTCACAACAATCTGGATGTTTTGCATACCAGCTTTAACAATGCTACTTCTGAAACACACTCATCGCTTCTGCTAAAATTTATCGCAGATCCACCGACAACAACTTTACAGCGTCTAAAGGGCCTTACAACAGGTTCTCTGCCGACCTTTATCGACGCAGGGTCCAATTTCAATGGTGCGGTAATCGAAGAGGATAATCTGATTAAGCAGATGTTTCTGAACAATCAGAGCGTTCTTTTCGCTGGTGACGATACATGGGATAATCTTTTTAACCCATTTTTGTCCCCTGCAAGCCAGCCTTTTGAATCTCTAAACGTTTGGGACTTAGACACAGTTGATAACGGCGTTATCAGATTTTTCGAAGACAACCTTTTTGCGAAGAGCGAGAAGAGCGAAGAATGGGACGTCCTTATAGGCCATATGCTGGGAATTGATCACGTTGGTCACAAATATGGGCCTAATCATTTCACCatgaaagagaagcagtTGCAGGCTAATGAATTCATCAAGAGGATCTGCGAATCAATCGACGATGACACCTTGTTAGTTGTGATGGGAGACCACGGCATGGATCATACCGGTAACCATGGAGGCGACTCGAAGTCAGAGCTAGAGGCTGCTTTATGGTTGCATTCCAAGAGACCCAACATGTGGAGCCATTTACCAGAGCAATTCTATGACATTAGCGCTCTGGGCGAAAACTACAGACAGGTTAACCAGATTGACTTGGTGCCAACACTATCGTTGCTTTTAGGTTTGCCAATTCCTTTCAATAACTTAGGATGGCCTATCCAAGAAGTAGCTGCTACACAAGAGCAACTAAGATCATACAGCAAAATCGCTTTAGACCAAATAAAAGCTTACAAAGACATAAGCAGGGTGATTACAgcagctgaaaaaaatgagCGCCTTAACGAGCTGCTCAATGAGTCACTTGAGGACATACTACAGGCCTCTGAATATCAGAAGATATTTCTGGAGTCTTGTAAAGATCTATGGGCCAGATTTGATTACTTCAGCATTGCAACAGGAATTATTCTTTTAACAGCATCTTTGGTACTGTTGATAACTATTACGAAGCTAATACCATCAATTGTGGTTGGCCAAATGGTTACTGAGCTCGTACCATCCATAACAATCATGGCGTTGGTATCTAATGTTTGTTTTATTGGTATTTTTCACGTTTTGCACCAGCCCAAATTCCTTGAGAACTGGATATGGTGCAGCTTGCTTGCTACTGCGGTTGGAATTATCGTTGGATGCTTCATACCTTTATTTGATCGGTACAACTTCGCTTGGATAACTGTGAAGTTCATCGAAGACCTTTCCGATTATTGGTCCCGTATTGCGGCAATGTGTGTGACTCTTCACGCTCTTCTATTCACCTCTAACTCTTTCACAATTTGGGAAGACAAAATAGTtagttttcttcttgcaaCACTTGGGATGCTAACTCTCTATGAATTCGTGTTTCTGCCCAAAAGAAAGCTAACTACAGCCCTGCTCAGCGCCGCCATGGGAGAGAAGCGGGGATCTTCGTCTTCTAACGCCTCGTCTTCCTCTGAAACCGAGTCATCGCCCCTTGGGAAATTTGCTCGCTTTGTGGGAAGCTACCACTCAATTGTTTTGATAGCCTGTACAAGGATTTCATCAATGATCACAATCTGTAGAGAAGAACAAGGCGAATATTGTACGCCAACTTTCACTACAGCTAACAACTATTCTCCTTGGTGTCTGTCTTTGTGCTTAGTGCTTGTGGCCTACCTACCTTCTCTCATAAAAGGATACTACAACGTGTGCTCTTCCTACCAGGCCGCTGCTCCGATATGGATTGgccaatttttgaagtttgtgtTGCTTGGAAACTTCGTGTACTGGACAGTGTGCGCAATGGAAAACACCGTTCCTACGTGGTCGTGGGACgtcaagattttcaagctcacgcTCTCTAGGATTATTGCAGGGTTTTCACTTGTCGCTGCAAATATCGGGTGGCTAATGGGCCCGCTCTGCGTGAAGATAAATATCCACAACAACGATGTCAAGTCACAGCAAGCTACTATTTTGGGTTACGCAAACGCCTACGGATCTCAATACTTCCTGCTGATCCTGAATTTCTTCATGTGCATCATGCTGTTCAACAAGCCTATGGCGCAGCTATCTTTATCTCTTATGTGCACTCAGTTGTTATCAATGTTGGAGATTTTTGATCTGCTGAAActgaaagaaaacttgatagGGCCCGTTAGTATGGGGTTGCTTGCCTACCAGCAATTTTTCTCCACTGGCCACCAAGCTACAATTCCAGCGGTCCAGTGGGACATTGGGTTCATATTGACAGAAAGAATAACATTCCCCTTCACCCACTTGGGAATAGTTCTGAACACTTTTGGCCCTCATATCATTGTCGCCCTGTCAGTGGCTCTATTAACTCTATGGAAGCAGCCTCCCAGCGTGCTGAAACCGCAAACACTTCTGGCTCGCATTGTCTCCAATTGCGGTATGCTTCTAATCTACAACACCGTGCTTTGTTTGAGCTCATTTGTGTGGGTAACACATTTTAGAAGACACTTGATGGTGTGGAAAATATTTTGCCCGCGGTTTATGTTTGCAAGTCTCAGCTTGATTGTCACTCAGGTGATTGTAACTCTTGTAACCATAGCTTTTGCGAGCGGCAGACTTATACGCCAAATTAACACcatttttccaagctgA
- the IRC19 gene encoding Irc19p (weakly similar to uniprot|Q07843 Saccharomyces cerevisiae YLL033W): MASRGITITTNKAITTSKSTLILKHDKFLPPRNMINEFPHDDVLRMCYRRHMRLKPFISQRSMIQTTYVDYVRYKYKNEDYPKKCRASGIAHKTPVQSVLQQAELSLRFCLQAVMQVKKGVSDERSVSNEIRLSRNMLKNILAIEHEKAKLIAQNPRQNYPILREAFSYISPTAHKSSLLLRFNALREFDRCLIRFNMCMGTKL, from the coding sequence ATGGCGAGTCGGGGAATCACTATTACCACAAATAAAGCCATcacaacttcaaaaagcactCTCATCTTGAAACATGACAAGTTTCTCCCGCCAAGAAACATGATTAATGAGTTTCCTCATGACGACGTGTTAAGAATGTGCTATCGGCGTCACATGCGTCTAAAGCCATTCATTTCCCAGCGCTCTATGATTCAAACAACATACGTGGACTACGTTCGATATAAGTACAAAAACGAGGATTACCCAAAAAAATGCAGGGCAAGTGGTATAGCACATAAAACGCCAGTCCAAAGTGTTCTGCAGCAAGCAGAACTTAGTCTAAGGTTTTGCCTTCAGGCGGTTATGCAAGTTAAGAAAGGGGTGTCTGATGAAAGATCTGTTTCCAATGAGATCAGACTGTCTAGGAacatgctcaaaaacataTTAGCTATTGAGCACGAGAAAGCCAAACTAATTGCACAAAACCCGCGCCAAAATTACCCAATCTTGAGAGAGGCATTTTCGTACATATCGCCGACGGCGCACAAGTCCAGCTTGCTTCTGCGGTTCAATGCATTGAGAGAATTCGATAGATGTTTGATAAGGTTCAACATGTGTATGGGAACTAAGCTTTGA